A segment of the Saccharomyces kudriavzevii IFO 1802 strain IFO1802 genome assembly, chromosome: 2 genome:
GATCATTGTGCGCCTTCCCCAGGCGATTCTATTCTACAGCAAAGAGCGTCCCCAAATATAATACGATTCAAGATATCAGAAACAAATACATTTCCGGTACGCCTTTGTCCATGTGTACAGCATACGACTTTATTACTGCTAGTTGGGTGAATAAGGCTAATTGTGACTTACTCTTGGTGGGAGATTCATTGGCAATGACTTCATTGGGGTACGACAGCACCATCACACTTTCATTGGACGAATTCAAGTATCATGTTAACTCCGTTTGTAGAGCCGAAGGTTCCTCTATGGTAGTTGTAGATATGCCCTTCGGTACGTTTGAATCGGGTATATCTGATGGCTTGAAAAACGCCATAGATATTATGAAATTGCATAGTAAGGTCACCTCTCTCAAAGTCGAAGTCGGATCATACACTAAAGACAAATATGCAATgaaattcattgaagaacTATGCTCCAGAGGTATCCCTGTTATGGCTCATATAGGATTAACGCCGCAGAAAGTACATTCACTTGGAGGTTATAAAGTTCAAGGCAACAAGAGCCTCCTGCAAATGCAAGAGTTGTTTGAAACGGCAAAGCAACTGCAAAAAATTGGCTGCTGGTCCATTGTCATTGAGTGTGTCCCTCATAAAATGGCCGGATTCATAACATCCAAACTTTCCATACCAACGATAGGTATCGGCGCCGGCAATGGTACCAGTGGTCAGGTTTTAGTGATATCTGATCTGCTGGGAATGCAGGGTGATTCTGTACCCAAATTTGTCAACCAAACTGTAAATATGGCGGATATTGCGACCGGGGGCTTAAAAGAATACATTGCGAGTGTGGTAGATAGAACATTTCCCGAAAGAGATTCGCATACCTTCAAAGTTAAAGAGGACTTGTGGAATGAATTTCTATCTTCCATTAACGATAAATAAATTGAGGATATGAACTTTACCGTATAGAAGGGTTTTTAGGAAAAAACGACTGAGAGCTCCATTTATTGAAAGTAGAAACATTATATAGAAAGGGTACAATATAGAAACATCCGTCTATTGCATAAAATACGTAAAAGGAATACTGCAGGAGAATTGGACAGCATCATACAACTAACTCGTCGAATTTGGTCAAGAACTCAGCAATCGCCTTGGTAGCCCATGAgttattgtcattatcCAAATACGCTAGGTGACCCCCTAAGTCGGTTCTGCAATACAGAATACGAGGATTTTTCTCGACAATTGAATAAGGTTGGTCTGGGCCGACAACAGGATCATCTCTGGAATTGATCACTAAAGTAGGAACCCTAATAGTATCAACTCTGTTTATTGAACTTGCTGCGTTATAATACTCCATAGCATTTGGAAAACCTAAAGCTGGTGCAGTAAACACCTCATCGAACTCTAGACTCGATTTAAAACGCTTTGCCTTCACTAAATTGTCAGGTGTGAACATATAATAAGATGGATTTTTGACTGTAGGAGGATGGTCGGGACGAGAACCATTTGGAACACCTAGTTCGCCCATGTTAACTTGAACAGTCCTTGTCAAAAACTGGGCaatatttttggaaaataaagTCTTGGACCACCAATCTTCGTTCATTCTAACCGCCGAAAGGAGAAGATCCCATGGATTACACAAGGTGACCGCAGCAGATAAAGGAGACTTATCGCCTTCTTCGCCCAGATAGTTTCCCAACATTGTAGCACCAAAAGAGCAACCTACTGCATATAGCTTTCTGTTTGGAtgtctttgtttttctctttgcAAAAATTCACGAAGATCTATTGTATGGTAAGCTGTGAATAAGATTTTGGTTGTGATTTTAGAGCGTGCGCAACCTCTGGTGTTTAGTATCACGACTTCGAATCTCCCATCCCGAGACAGGCCCTCAGCTAGAGATCTTATGATGGGTTCATGGCTACCACCGGCAAGACCATGTAAAATGACGACTAGAGGAAGATCGACCTCCCCCAGatctttcaattcatcGTCCCTCAGATATCTCGTACGCGGTTGTAAACGAGGCCATCCTTCTGGGTGCGTCGCCTTTTCGTCGTTACCAAATTTCTTCGTATCAAATTTTCTCGTGATTTGATCGAATTTGTATTCCTTTTTCCAGGAGTTCATGACCCAGTCAGCTGTACAAACCCCATTATCGGAAAATTTAACAATTTCTCTGCCATAGAAAACAGGAAATTTCTTAGAAAAATCAGCGGCGTTTAAGTATAGAGTCTGTAAAATACCTGTGAACAAGTAAGGACTCAGGTTGAAGTGAGCaccattcttcaaaatgggGACGTACTTGTTAACAAACTCATCAAACTCAACTTGATCGTCGTTGTCTTTTAAACCTAGTTTCATGGAACCATTTTCACCGACGACATGTGAAACAGTACCGTTGTACCCCCAATGGAATGGGTTGATAGCTGGCCACTTTGAAACTTCTGACATGTTTTGCGCTTTTTCTTAGTCTATTTGTTTGCTTAAATTCTATGGAAGGAAACGCTTAAATTTTCGAAGACACTTCGTATTAATAGGTCACGGGGAAAATACTCGAGAGGATTATTACTTGTAGGGACACCCGATATTTCACGCTTTCTTTAATCTGCACATGCGGAagttttttaaaaaaaaaaaggaatctCGGAACCGGAACGAGTTTGCctatttctttgttcaatttCCGCAGGGTTTCGCAAATCATTAAGCAGATACAAAATAGGGCCCCTTTAAAGTTTATGTAATTTCGCGTGGGAAGAAATAACGAGATTTCTTTGgaatatttattttatttattttttttattcggAAAACCATGTATATACAAGAATATCTAATCAATATCTAGGTTTATCTCTTCCACCATTGCTTTTTGAGCCATCGTTCCCTCGTATAGGGattggaagaatttgatTGATAGCAaattattttcctttttgctttccaattctttctTAGTGACTTGCTTTTTGTCCATAATTATTTCACATGACCTTAGAATTTCACGTGTAGGCACACGTAAAACATCGCGTACTTCACTTGAAGTTCTTTGGGCGTTGAGGTGGATGTAATCTAGCTCTTGGAGCTTTCTCCTATATTTGCTTGAAAGATTCATTGGTAAGGCACGAGGCAGGTCGTGAATTAGATAGGTGATTCCTAATAACGAACCCACTACAATGATTGGAATCGATAATTTCTTGAGGGAGCTCCATGATGATAACTTAATTCCGTTTAAAATAATGTTTCCTACAACTTTTGTGCTCCCCAGGAAGTATAAGGTTAGCGTAGGAACTTTTGATGTAAAAAGTAATGATGGTCTTGACCAATATTGTGTCAAAGGATAATTCTTTAAACCCAAAGTCTTCATCAAGCCTttctggtttttttttgcttgaCTTTCTGTATCCGGCAGTGGCGCCGTAGCAGGTTTCTGCCAACTTAAATAGGATAAAAATCCCTTCCAACTTGGAGCAAACAAATCAGTTATTGATAGAGAGACTCTTAATCTTTTCCCAATTAaatgtttcctttttttaaaCATTAACTCACTTTTAAAAACACGTTCACACATGAAATCCTCACCAAGTTCAGATTTGCCAATTTCATAGATCCTTTTTACCAGCGCATCTGTCTTTTCCCTGGCAAACAGTTCACTAGAACCTATCGATTCGTCAATCTGGTTTGTTATGTAATCTTCTGTTGAGAAAATGAAGTGATAAATTTGAGCGAGGCCTTGATACTTCGGATATTCGTGCAATGGAACATCTAACGCACTGAGAAGTGCTTCTTTCGTATTGTTATAGGTCATTGTGATTGTTTCCTCCGCCATATGGTCAACAGAAGTCGTCAAATCACTACATTTTGTCTTGACGCTTAGAATCTCAGGCCTTAATGTCTCCAGTTGTttgttaatttttttttcttccccaGCGTACATTTTCATATTAGATTTGGAAATCATTATTATGTCGCTTAATAATTTGGACAAATAAGTTTTAGCAGGTAGCAATTTGGAGAgtgatcttttcttcaaaacgAAGTTGCGTAAAGAATCTTCTAGACTGTCGAAATCTGGATCTGGATCATTGCTGAAATATGGATCATTGTCAGGCTTCCCATTACCATTATCATCACTGTCATTATCGTGATGCTGATTTAGCACTTCATctccatttttggaaacaaaatgaacaaaatcaGCCGCACGTTTGTGTGTCTCTGGGGATAGATCACGGATCTGCTTTAAGATAAGCTCTTTACAGCGTTGCTTGTCTCTGATTTTgtcaaatttcttcacaacaaaaaacattaattttttttcacgaGATGCCAAAGAAATAAACTCTTTAGCAGATAACGTAAGCTGATTTTCTGCGTtaacaacaaaaataaccaagtcaatttcttcttgtcgGGACATGACTTCAGCTGTTTGTAGGGAATCCATATTCAACCCGGGAGAGTCGATCAACGAGATGTCAACAGTGCCGTTTCTTAGTAGACTAGTAGAAGCAGGTCTTTTATCGTCCCTTATGTAAATCTTCAGTAATGCATATTTCTCATTTTGAGGAACCAAATTGGGGAgctctttcaaagaatgaaTTTCGTAAGTTTTTGGGTTTTGTATTGAGTACATATCAATGGCTTCCTTAAGAGTGGGAGCTATATTAAGTGGTATAGCATGAACCTCCTCAATACTGTCATTTTCCCGCGCCTCTAttatttctgaaaatacATTGGTACATGGTAGTTGATCTTCAGGCAGTAACCGCTGCTTCAGCAAAGAGTTACAAAGAGCAGATTTACCGGTATTCACGTCCCCTGTGATGAATACTTTAGAAGAAACGTCATctactctttttttcagcgCACTTAAGTGATTGGTGACCGATTCGATTTGAGATTGAAATAATTTTGATAAAGCTCCTTTTTCCATGTTAAAGCCGCTCTTTTCTCTGGCATTATAATGACCATCTAACTTGATATTCAGTTGTAGAACGTGTAGTTTTTCACGCTCATCATTGGCAGCGATAAAAATTGGACGaatatcattttcttcttgaagttGATCCATAAAAGTCTGTGTCTTCAAAATCgatcttttcaaaagcacTCTATTATTGTTATAATTCCACTGGCTAAGTTGAGAAGAAATTAAATGCGTTTTTGAACTAGACTCACGCAATGAGGGCAACAGGTCATCATCCCTACGACCTCCCTCCCCGTCAAATAATGTGGTATGGTCATCATTCAATCCTTGAAAGTCACTAGTCGAAAACTGACCTTCATTTCGAGAATACGTAAGAGTTTGTGGCACAACTGTTGCTGTATCATCATCTTGATTTGTGGAGGCCTTGTGCGATTTATTAGTGTTTTGAGGCTGCTGCTTTCCTTCGGacattttgtaaaatcGGACCACTCGTATTCCTACCTGTTATATAAGATTCCGGTGTTCAAATGACCTTATTCCAGTTCTAACAGCTTCTCTAGCCTTGCGTTTTCCTGTCTTGATGAATATAATCATCAAGTCCGCCCCAATTGTCATTAGCCCGGCCATATTCTTTAGCATAGATAACTTTAAATGATCCTTTACCCGGACGGTAcattattttccattttttatcTCCTTTCGTTCGATCTTTTACTAGCGCCATATATTAGTAATGCTGACTCACAGAATCTaagatatatattcaaCATAGTTGTAGAGAACAGTTAAATTagccattttcttcaagctCCAATCGACACGATGGGACGATTGGTGTATTGAAGTAATTATCAGTTCTTTACCGCCTTAAAAGCTCCACTTCgtatcatttttcaagcttaatggtttctttttaaGTAGTTCAACCCAGACAATCCGTCATCCGAGAAAACGACACAAATACTTTTGCTAAACAATTGTAACTGAGAGTAATGGATCAGAATGAAAAGGCTTGGAAAACATAAGTAGAAGAGCTGCTTTTATTAAATtctcagaaaaaaaatcaagaaagagCTGGAATCAATGGAGGAAAAAccatttcaaaagagaaattcaGGTCTACAAATAAATTCGCAAGACAGTGGAACAAGCCGCACAACATTTCATTCGCTTCAGGATCTGGGAGATGACATAATGAATGAAAGCTGGGATCGTGTAAACGAAGGAAAACCAAATGCAAAAAGTGAGATCGTTCCCGAACAATCACACTCCTCACCGTCAATATCAGCACAGAAAATTAAcacaaaagaagaggaaatagCTATCAGATCATCGAACTCTCAGTCAAAAAACCTTTCGCCAGAACCAAAAGCGGATATTCCATACACATATTTCAGTAAGGATCGAAGGCTAGtaatttttggaattatcattttcatagGGTTTTTGGGCCCAATGTCAGgaaatatatacattccGGCTTTACCACTGCTGCAAAGGGAATTTGATGTAAGTTCAACGACGATAAATGCCACGGTCTCTGCATTCATGGCAGTTTTCTCTGTTGGACCGCTTTTTTGGGGCGCTCTCGCAGATTTTggtggaagaaaatttctaTACATGGTATCTTTGTCTTTAATGCTAACTGTTAATATATTATTGGCTGCTGTACCGGCAAATATTGCGGCGCTCTTTGTTCTAAGAGTGTTCCAAGCTTTCTCATCCAGTTCTGTCATTTCTTTGGGGGCTGGCACTGTAACAGATGTTGTTCCTCCAAAACACAGAGGGAAAGCAATAGCATATTTTATGATGGGCCCAAACATGGGTCCAATCATAGCACCTATCGTAGCTGGGTTAATTTTAATGAAGGGAAATTACTGGAGATGGCTTTTTGGTTTTACCTCTATCATGACAGGAATAGCATTGATCTTGGTCAGTGCATTTCTTCCAGAAACACTACGTTGTATAGTTGGAAATGGGGATCCTAAGTGGggagaaaagaagagtgAAGCTGATGATAAAGAACTCTCATTACCGCAAAAAAAGGGAGTATCGGATAGGCGTCTTTTCCCGGATATGGGTATTCGTAAACCAGTCAGCAATGATCCTTTCTTTCAAcagaaatttccaaaaccACCTAAGGCAGGCCTGACCCTATATTGGAAAATGATCAAATGTCTTCCAATATTAGTCACATCTATCAGTACCGCATTACTGTTTTCTAGTTACTATGCCTTCAGCGTTAcattttcttattatcTTGAAAATGACTATCATTTTAATATGTTAGAAATTGGTGCCGCTTACGTCTGTCCAGGCGTAGCCATGTTACTGGGATCCCAATCTGGCGGCCACCTTTCAGATTATCTTCGTTCACGATGGATCAAAACACACCCCAAAAAAAGGTTTCCTGCAGAGTTTCGTTTGTTACTGAATTTGATTGGAATTTTGCTAACAATCTGCGGTACAGTTGGATATGGATGGtcgattttctttcactaCCATTTTGTGGTGcttttggttttttctGCCCTAACGGCTTTTGGCATGACTTGGTGCAGTAATACCTCCATGACATATTTGACTGAGCTGTTTCCTAAAAGGGCCGCCGGGACGGTTGCCGTTAGCAGTTTCTTTCGAAATATTGGCGCAGCCATAAGTTCCGCCattattttgaaactgTGTAAGGCGATGGGAATAGGATGGTGTTTTACAGGACTTGCTATTTGCAATTTGATTTCGCTCGTTGGTATATTATATCtgatcatttttcaaagaaaatatactaCGGAAGGTTTTTAATTACATTTTATATTTAGCACTAAAACTCCACTTTACAATTTTCGACCATGACATTGAAGTTGGAGAAATCACGCGTTTTTGCCGCTTCacaaaagaatgaaatcGATGTTATAGTTAATTATATTAAATTAAGCCaaaagtatatatatatctaaagaggaaaaagtaTAAAAATTATGCGGGTCCAAGACATACTTAAGccttcaaagaagaagctcttctctttctgaTTTCTGCCTTTTCAGCCTTTCTTTCAGATAATCTCTTGGCCAATAATTGAGCGTATTCGGCAGCAGCTTCTCTTTGAGATTGAGCATTTCTGACCTTCAAAGCTCTTTGGTGtctctttctttgcaatCTTTGAGGAGTGACCAATCTTTGGATCTTTGGGGCCTTGGTATAGGTCTTTTCACCCTTAGTGACTTCTCTTCTGATGACGAAATCACGAACATCATCTTCCTTGGATAAACCGAAGAACTTTCTGATGTTGTTAGCTCTCTTTGGACCCAATCTCTTTGGAACAGTGGTGTCAGTTAGACCttccaattcttgttcACCCTTCTTAATGATGACCAAGGCCAAGACAGCCAAATCTGGGCCGACAATGGCACCTCTGACGgactttctctttctttcaccTTCACGTCTTGGTCTGTAACAAGAAACGTTCTTGGTCAACAACAACTTGATCCTGGTTGGCAACAAAACACCTTGCTTCATTGGGAAACCTTGTTTATCGTTACCACcggaaattttgaagacgTAACCCTTGAATTCATCACCAACGGCTTCACCATCAACTTCTTGACCGATTCTCTTGTCGAAGAAAACACGGATACGGtgttcatcatcaatttcaaaggTCTTTTGAGACCCGTTGACTGGGTAAGAAATGTTCAACTATTACAAAATAATGTCTTTGTTAGTATAAAATCTCCAAAATAGATATTACCAATAATGAATTCTAGCAAAATCTTGCagtatttcttccttttttcaagatcgATTAGTATTTCTGGTACCTCTTATGAGTTTCATGATTTTCATTGCTTATTTTATACCTGAGGGGATATTTAATTCCAGAATACATTAATACTTGTGATTTGTCCGCGATTTAGGTATGCTATTCTAAATTTTTGCCGTGGTTTACCAATTTGATAATGCGAATTCGCTAAACAGCAAGATATAGAGTGCTCAGCAACTGCTGTTCCATTAGAATTCGAATGGTAGGGTGGATTTACATACCTTCATGATGGCTCAGTCGTCTTTTCACACTTGATGTTTCAATTGTTTATTTCCAGAGTGTTCCTAAGGGCTTAACAGTCTAATTAAGACTGCTTTTTcatgaagatgaaattttctcCCATCAGGCATTCAGCAGCTATGCCGTCCAGACCCAGCAGCCGGCGCTCCGCTGGATTCAATACATTTGGAATTTCCGCccatctttgatttcacGACGGTCAAACAACGGTGTGCGAGGATTCTGCGGATCCAAGTTCCAGGGcgcaaaagaaaaacttcgCTCGAAAGGTATGGATGTTTATTAATGTACGGATGCAATGGGACAAGGAAAAAACGGCGAGGTTCAGCATAGCAGGAAAAAATCCAATctcttcttgaaagaaattctaTAAAACACTTTCAAGTCAATGCAGATGTGGCATATGTATTATCTAGTTTATCTGATATCTCGGTATTACATTACGTTGAGCAGCTGACGAATTAGttaattttgttttgatCACTAAAATACACAAATATCGGAGGAGGCGCATGTAGCAGCATAGTCGGTCACTGGCGGCCCAACCAAGTGGTCTTGAATATACGGGATCGAAAATCATGTCTATATCTCTGGTTCAGAAGCACATCAGCTTGAATATACAAATTAAGTAATTAAGTGGTATACTCCCTCTTTTGTGAAAGAGGCTAGCAGTGAGCGATTTGATCAATCAGGAGACCCTGCCTGATTTTGGGGCTTTAGACTTGGATTGGTTACGGAGGAAGGAAATATCACGATCGAAGAAGACGGGCTTTTCGGGAATTTGGGTGGTCTACCAATCGGCGGCTTGAGAAAGAAAGTTTCATTATTTACATGCGTGCCAGCAGATCGACCGTTATGATTCGATTCGTTTATATCATTGCTCCTAAATGCCGAAATTGCTGAATGGGAAAAGGGTGAAGAAATTATACTGCTAGAAATGTGCTCGGTATTGGATTGAACGTCCGTTTTTGGTGATGCGGCAAATGAATATGGTACCGGTGACTTTTGACAGGAATATTTCATAACTTTGGGAATGTTCAACGTCAAAGATGGCTTTTCTGAGAGCCTTTCTCTATTTCTATTCAACTGATTAAGATGATGAACCATCGTCTGCACCGGAGCTGGTCCATCTGAGGCATTTGAGACGGTAACTTTGGGGGGTATCTTTTGTCTAGTTTCAAATGTCACACTATCACCGGTGCCATTGAATGATCTTCCAATTGGGTTAGAATTCCCCGGAATAACCTGGACAAATTGCGATTGAATGGGCGGAATATTGCCCATTAAACTTGAGGCCAATGGGGGCTTTGGTAATTTATCATAAGGCGAGGGATAAAAATTGCCATAATTGGGCTTATTGGATCCAGGAAGGAGGGAATGAGTACCCAATCTAATTCTCTTGTTCATATGGCTGGCGTAGGCCACCTCATTTGCGTGAGGCTGTTGGCCATTATTCTCCTTATAGTTATTAGCATAAAAACTCCCGCCGGAGTGTAAATAATCTTGCAACATTGGGTAATTTACATTATTACTTGTATAACCAGAATTACTCGATACGCTACCAGATATGCTTCCTTGCATATGTATTAAGGAGTTACCTGCAACAGTGTTACCTATGTCATTAGATACCATCGGAACACTCAAGTTCCTCTTCTCTTGAACACCGGAAGAATCCTGACTGGAAATTGTACTACTTCCAGAATTGGAGTCCGGTTGTAATACGGTTGCTCTTCTCCGCCTACGTTTCCTTTCACTCAAAACAACACGTGGTTTCTTAACGTAGTCACCATAATCAGAAGGCTCTATGACATTATGGGGCAGATCTGCGTTATTTTGATGAACAGTAATCAAGTTGCTCATATCAACGGAAGAGTATTCATAGAATGTGTTATTAGATCCTAAAATAATGACAGCAATATCTACTTGGC
Coding sequences within it:
- the ECM31 gene encoding 3-methyl-2-oxobutanoate hydroxymethyltransferase (similar to Saccharomyces cerevisiae ECM31 (YBR176W); ancestral locus Anc_8.583), giving the protein MNITKRSLCAFPRRFYSTAKSVPKYNTIQDIRNKYISGTPLSMCTAYDFITASWVNKANCDLLLVGDSLAMTSLGYDSTITLSLDEFKYHVNSVCRAEGSSMVVVDMPFGTFESGISDGLKNAIDIMKLHSKVTSLKVEVGSYTKDKYAMKFIEELCSRGIPVMAHIGLTPQKVHSLGGYKVQGNKSLLQMQELFETAKQLQKIGCWSIVIECVPHKMAGFITSKLSIPTIGIGAGNGTSGQVLVISDLLGMQGDSVPKFVNQTVNMADIATGGLKEYIASVVDRTFPERDSHTFKVKEDLWNEFLSSINDK
- the EHT1 gene encoding medium-chain fatty acid ethyl ester synthase/esterase (similar to Saccharomyces cerevisiae EHT1 (YBR177C) and EEB1 (YPL095C); ancestral locus Anc_8.574), which codes for MSEVSKWPAINPFHWGYNGTVSHVVGENGSMKLGLKDNDDQVEFDEFVNKYVPILKNGAHFNLSPYLFTGILQTLYLNAADFSKKFPVFYGREIVKFSDNGVCTADWVMNSWKKEYKFDQITRKFDTKKFGNDEKATHPEGWPRLQPRTRYLRDDELKDLGEVDLPLVVILHGLAGGSHEPIIRSLAEGLSRDGRFEVVILNTRGCARSKITTKILFTAYHTIDLREFLQREKQRHPNRKLYAVGCSFGATMLGNYLGEEGDKSPLSAAVTLCNPWDLLLSAVRMNEDWWSKTLFSKNIAQFLTRTVQVNMGELGVPNGSRPDHPPTVKNPSYYMFTPDNLVKAKRFKSSLEFDEVFTAPALGFPNAMEYYNAASSINRVDTIRVPTLVINSRDDPVVGPDQPYSIVEKNPRILYCRTDLGGHLAYLDNDNNSWATKAIAEFLTKFDELVV
- the FZO1 gene encoding mitofusin (similar to Saccharomyces cerevisiae FZO1 (YBR179C); ancestral locus Anc_8.573) gives rise to the protein MSEGKQQPQNTNKSHKASTNQDDDTATVVPQTLTYSRNEGQFSTSDFQGLNDDHTTLFDGEGGRRDDDLLPSLRESSSKTHLISSQLSQWNYNNNRVLLKRSILKTQTFMDQLQEENDIRPIFIAANDEREKLHVLQLNIKLDGHYNAREKSGFNMEKGALSKLFQSQIESVTNHLSALKKRVDDVSSKVFITGDVNTGKSALCNSLLKQRLLPEDQLPCTNVFSEIIEARENDSIEEVHAIPLNIAPTLKEAIDMYSIQNPKTYEIHSLKELPNLVPQNEKYALLKIYIRDDKRPASTSLLRNGTVDISLIDSPGLNMDSLQTAEVMSRQEEIDLVIFVVNAENQLTLSAKEFISLASREKKLMFFVVKKFDKIRDKQRCKELILKQIRDLSPETHKRAADFVHFVSKNGDEVLNQHHDNDSDDNGNGKPDNDPYFSNDPDPDFDSLEDSLRNFVLKKRSLSKLLPAKTYLSKLLSDIIMISKSNMKMYAGEEKKINKQLETLRPEILSVKTKCSDLTTSVDHMAEETITMTYNNTKEALLSALDVPLHEYPKYQGLAQIYHFIFSTEDYITNQIDESIGSSELFAREKTDALVKRIYEIGKSELGEDFMCERVFKSELMFKKRKHLIGKRLRVSLSITDLFAPSWKGFLSYLSWQKPATAPLPDTESQAKKNQKGLMKTLGLKNYPLTQYWSRPSLLFTSKVPTLTLYFLGSTKVVGNIILNGIKLSSWSSLKKLSIPIIVVGSLLGITYLIHDLPRALPMNLSSKYRRKLQELDYIHLNAQRTSSEVRDVLRVPTREILRSCEIIMDKKQVTKKELESKKENNLLSIKFFQSLYEGTMAQKAMVEEINLDID
- the DTR1 gene encoding Dtr1p (similar to Saccharomyces cerevisiae DTR1 (YBR180W); ancestral locus Anc_8.570), with product MEEKPFQKRNSGLQINSQDSGTSRTTFHSLQDLGDDIMNESWDRVNEGKPNAKSEIVPEQSHSSPSISAQKINTKEEEIAIRSSNSQSKNLSPEPKADIPYTYFSKDRRLVIFGIIIFIGFLGPMSGNIYIPALPLLQREFDVSSTTINATVSAFMAVFSVGPLFWGALADFGGRKFLYMVSLSLMLTVNILLAAVPANIAALFVLRVFQAFSSSSVISLGAGTVTDVVPPKHRGKAIAYFMMGPNMGPIIAPIVAGLILMKGNYWRWLFGFTSIMTGIALILVSAFLPETLRCIVGNGDPKWGEKKSEADDKELSLPQKKGVSDRRLFPDMGIRKPVSNDPFFQQKFPKPPKAGLTLYWKMIKCLPILVTSISTALLFSSYYAFSVTFSYYLENDYHFNMLEIGAAYVCPGVAMLLGSQSGGHLSDYLRSRWIKTHPKKRFPAEFRLLLNLIGILLTICGTVGYGWSIFFHYHFVVLLVFSALTAFGMTWCSNTSMTYLTELFPKRAAGTVAVSSFFRNIGAAISSAIILKLCKAMGIGWCFTGLAICNLISLVGILYLIIFQRKYTTEGF
- the RPS6B gene encoding 40S ribosomal protein eS6 (similar to Saccharomyces cerevisiae RPS6B (YBR181C) and RPS6A (YPL090C); ancestral locus Anc_8.567) encodes the protein MKQGVLLPTRIKLLLTKNVSCYRPRREGERKRKSVRGAIVGPDLAVLALVIIKKGEQELEGLTDTTVPKRLGPKRANNIRKFFGLSKEDDVRDFVIRREVTKGEKTYTKAPKIQRLVTPQRLQRKRHQRALKVRNAQSQREAAAEYAQLLAKRLSERKAEKAEIRKRRASSLKA
- the SMP1 gene encoding Smp1p (similar to Saccharomyces cerevisiae SMP1 (YBR182C) and RLM1 (YPL089C); ancestral locus Anc_8.566), yielding MGRRKIEIEPIKDDRNRTVTFIKRKAGLFKKAHELSVLCQVDIAVIILGSNNTFYEYSSVDMSNLITVHQNNADLPHNVIEPSDYGDYVKKPRVVLSERKRRRRRATVLQPDSNSGSSTISSQDSSGVQEKRNLSVPMVSNDIGNTVAGNSLIHMQGSISGSVSSNSGYTSNNVNYPMLQDYLHSGGSFYANNYKENNGQQPHANEVAYASHMNKRIRLGTHSLLPGSNKPNYGNFYPSPYDKLPKPPLASSLMGNIPPIQSQFVQVIPGNSNPIGRSFNGTGDSVTFETRQKIPPKVTVSNASDGPAPVQTMVHHLNQLNRNRERLSEKPSLTLNIPKVMKYSCQKSPVPYSFAASPKTDVQSNTEHISSSIISSPFSHSAISAFRSNDINESNHNGRSAGTHVNNETFFLKPPIGRPPKFPKSPSSSIVIFPSSVTNPSLKPQNQAGSPD